A window from Streptomyces griseiscabiei encodes these proteins:
- a CDS encoding SIS domain-containing protein, with translation MGLDGDKVSGRFLDAAIGLLERVRDEEAEAVAAAGELIAETVAEGGRLFAFGAGHSSLAAQDLVYRAGGLALMNLLAVPGAVGVDVLPATLGSALERVDGLATAVLDTSPLRSGDLLVIISLSGRNALPVEMAAHARELGVKVVGVTSVAYAAQTESRHSSGTFLKDHCDLVLDSKIAVGDAELTLDTIPAPFAPASTVVTSAILQSVMATAAARLADRGIEPPLLRSGNVDGGLAWNDRVMREYGDRIFYLR, from the coding sequence ATGGGGTTGGACGGGGACAAGGTGAGCGGGCGGTTCCTCGACGCGGCCATCGGGCTGCTGGAGCGGGTGCGGGACGAGGAGGCGGAGGCGGTCGCCGCGGCCGGGGAGCTGATCGCGGAGACGGTCGCCGAGGGGGGCCGGCTGTTCGCGTTCGGGGCCGGTCACTCCTCCCTCGCCGCACAGGACCTCGTCTACCGGGCGGGCGGCCTCGCCCTGATGAACCTGCTGGCCGTCCCCGGCGCCGTCGGCGTCGACGTGCTCCCCGCCACCCTCGGCTCCGCCCTGGAGCGGGTCGACGGCCTGGCCACCGCCGTGCTCGACACCAGCCCCCTGCGCTCCGGCGACCTGCTCGTGATCATCTCGCTCTCCGGCCGCAACGCCCTGCCCGTCGAGATGGCCGCCCACGCCCGGGAGCTGGGTGTGAAGGTCGTCGGTGTCACCTCCGTCGCGTACGCCGCGCAGACGGAATCCCGCCACTCCTCCGGCACCTTCCTCAAGGACCACTGCGACCTCGTCCTCGACTCGAAGATCGCGGTCGGCGACGCGGAGCTGACCCTCGACACCATCCCCGCCCCCTTCGCCCCGGCCTCCACCGTCGTCACCTCCGCGATCCTCCAGTCGGTCATGGCCACCGCCGCCGCCCGCCTCGCGGACCGCGGCATCGAGCCGCCGCTGCTCCGCTCCGGCAACGTCGACGGCGGGCTCGCCTGGAACGACCGGGTGATGCGGGAGTACGGAGACCGGATCTTCTACCTGCGCTGA
- a CDS encoding PAS domain-containing protein: MSASRRSGATDELGPDKPERGGPKNTDTENIEDIEGTVNTEDTEGTEDSMDSADPGGSDLLAALLDGMDAALCAFDADGVVTHWNREAERILGWSAEEAVGRRGFADWAVRTADAEEVEGRLMAAMHASGRQVHEFALVTKDGGRVLVRTQSAAVRGPDGKPAGLYCAFSEVHAQIDLERSIALSEALFEDASWGVVLVDADLRPAVVNAHAARALGIGRTAVLGRPLGELLAQGVEELESALTHVLAEGAPPAPAEIWVGVRTPDGEKRRCWRSGFLRLASPLAEEPVPLGVGWLFQDVTESKQGEQEAAQLRFRVNQLHRAARAAAECEDPGEAATVHLDFALAGFADHALIDRVAGGSLTDGEGPARLVRAAATPSGRPGPSHLAGHAGIPVRYGPGHPALQCAERAGSVRASAGTASAEAARDWAAGRQWPTDTVHALCAVLRSRGRTLGVVTFLRGPGRTPFERTDATYAEGVALRIASALDLEALERSSE, translated from the coding sequence GTGAGTGCTTCCCGGCGTAGTGGGGCCACCGACGAACTGGGGCCCGACAAGCCCGAGCGGGGCGGTCCGAAGAACACGGACACCGAGAACATCGAGGACATCGAGGGCACGGTGAACACCGAGGACACCGAAGGCACCGAGGACTCCATGGACTCCGCGGACCCCGGCGGCTCGGATCTGCTCGCCGCCCTCCTCGACGGCATGGACGCGGCCCTGTGCGCCTTCGACGCCGACGGCGTCGTCACCCACTGGAACCGCGAGGCCGAACGCATCCTCGGCTGGAGCGCGGAGGAGGCCGTGGGCCGCCGGGGCTTCGCCGACTGGGCCGTACGGACCGCCGACGCCGAGGAGGTCGAGGGGCGGCTGATGGCCGCCATGCACGCCTCCGGTCGGCAGGTGCACGAGTTCGCCCTGGTCACCAAGGACGGCGGCCGGGTCCTCGTGCGCACCCAGTCCGCCGCCGTACGCGGACCCGACGGCAAGCCCGCCGGGCTGTACTGCGCCTTCAGCGAGGTCCACGCGCAGATCGACCTCGAACGCTCCATCGCCCTCAGCGAGGCCCTCTTCGAGGACGCGTCCTGGGGCGTCGTCCTCGTCGACGCCGACCTGCGCCCCGCCGTCGTCAACGCGCACGCGGCCCGCGCCCTGGGCATCGGTCGTACGGCGGTCCTCGGACGGCCCCTCGGCGAACTGCTCGCCCAGGGCGTCGAGGAGCTGGAGAGCGCCCTCACCCATGTCCTCGCCGAGGGCGCGCCGCCCGCGCCCGCCGAGATCTGGGTCGGCGTCCGCACCCCCGACGGCGAGAAGCGGCGCTGCTGGCGCAGCGGCTTCCTGCGGCTCGCCTCGCCCCTCGCCGAGGAACCGGTCCCGCTCGGCGTCGGCTGGCTCTTCCAGGACGTCACCGAGTCCAAACAGGGCGAGCAGGAGGCGGCCCAGCTCCGCTTCCGCGTCAACCAGCTGCACCGGGCGGCGCGGGCCGCCGCCGAGTGCGAGGACCCGGGCGAGGCCGCCACGGTCCACCTCGACTTCGCCCTCGCCGGCTTCGCCGACCACGCCCTCATCGACCGCGTCGCCGGTGGCTCCCTCACCGACGGCGAGGGCCCCGCCCGGCTCGTCCGGGCCGCCGCCACCCCCTCCGGCCGCCCCGGCCCCAGCCACCTCGCCGGACACGCAGGCATCCCCGTCCGCTACGGTCCCGGCCACCCCGCCCTGCAGTGCGCGGAGCGGGCGGGCTCGGTCCGCGCCAGCGCCGGCACGGCCTCGGCGGAGGCGGCCCGCGACTGGGCCGCCGGACGCCAGTGGCCCACGGACACCGTCCACGCCCTCTGCGCCGTCCTGCGCAGCCGCGGCCGCACCCTCGGCGTCGTCACCTTCCTCCGCGGCCCCGGCCGCACCCCTTTCGAGCGCACGGACGCGACCTACGCCGAGGGCGTCGCCCTGCGCATCGCCTCGGCCCTGGACCTGGAGGCGCTGGAGAGGTCGTCGGAGTAG
- a CDS encoding enoyl-CoA hydratase family protein gives MTDPGTELVREAHDRGITTLTLDSPANRNALSAGLVRELADALTRCGRDDDVRAVVLTHTGNTFCAGADLRYPPDPRAMAGLLRQLLKLRKPVVARVTGHVRAGGLGLLGACDIAAAGPEADFALTEVRIGVAPAVISLTLLPRADPRALTRYSLTGERFDSAEAVRAGLLTLAGDDVDTLLEPVLDGLRRASPKALAETKRLLTAKVLEAFDLDAGRMSRLSARMFASDEAGEGLRAFRERRDPRWVV, from the coding sequence GTGACCGATCCCGGGACCGAGCTGGTCCGCGAGGCCCACGACCGGGGCATCACCACCCTCACCCTCGACTCCCCGGCCAACCGCAACGCCCTCTCCGCCGGGCTGGTGCGGGAACTGGCGGACGCGCTCACCCGCTGCGGCCGGGACGACGACGTACGCGCCGTCGTCCTCACCCACACCGGGAACACGTTCTGCGCGGGCGCCGACCTGCGGTATCCGCCCGACCCGCGCGCCATGGCCGGACTGCTCCGGCAACTGCTCAAGCTGCGCAAACCCGTGGTCGCCCGGGTCACCGGCCATGTCCGGGCGGGCGGCCTCGGCCTGCTCGGCGCCTGTGACATCGCCGCCGCCGGCCCCGAGGCCGACTTCGCCCTCACCGAGGTCCGGATCGGCGTCGCCCCCGCCGTCATCTCCCTCACCCTGCTGCCCCGCGCCGACCCGCGCGCCCTCACCCGCTACAGCCTGACCGGGGAGAGATTCGACTCGGCCGAGGCGGTCCGCGCCGGTCTGCTGACGCTGGCCGGTGACGACGTCGACACACTCCTCGAACCCGTCCTCGACGGTCTGCGCCGTGCCTCCCCCAAGGCCCTCGCGGAGACGAAGCGGCTGCTCACGGCTAAGGTTCTGGAGGCGTTCGACCTGGACGCGGGCAGGATGAGCAGGCTCTCCGCCCGTATGTTCGCCTCCGACGAGGCCGGCGAGGGGCTGAGGGCCTTCCGAGAGAGACGGGATCCGCGATGGGTGGTGTGA
- a CDS encoding isopenicillin N synthase family dioxygenase yields the protein MNDTTTASPYLQLPIIDLSAADRGPEARALLHAQLHSAAHDVGFFQLVGHGVSEEETARLTGAMREFFALPEAQRLAIDNVGSPHFRGYTRTGDERTGGSRDWRDQLDIGAERDARVPGPGEPAYWWLEGPNQWPASLPGLRTAALAWIDRLSAVAGRLLRELLVSIGAPADFYDPAFGERAHPHLKLVRYPGSAGDGDAQGVGTHKDYGFLTLLLQDQVGGLQVERADGAFHDVPPIPGAFVVNLGELLEVATNGYLLATRHRVVSPPGATERFSVPFFYNPRLDARVEPLVFPYAATAPGVTDDPGNPLFAEYGFNELKGKLRAHPLVAERHHAGLLSPA from the coding sequence ATGAACGACACCACGACGGCATCGCCGTATCTCCAGCTCCCCATCATCGATCTCTCCGCGGCAGATCGCGGGCCCGAGGCGCGGGCGCTGCTGCACGCGCAGTTGCACAGCGCCGCGCATGACGTGGGGTTCTTCCAGCTCGTCGGGCACGGGGTGAGTGAGGAGGAGACCGCGCGGCTCACCGGGGCGATGCGGGAGTTCTTCGCGCTGCCGGAGGCCCAGCGGCTGGCCATCGACAACGTCGGCTCGCCGCACTTCCGTGGGTACACACGGACCGGGGACGAGCGGACGGGTGGCAGCCGCGACTGGCGCGACCAGTTGGACATCGGGGCCGAGCGGGACGCCCGGGTTCCGGGGCCCGGGGAGCCCGCGTACTGGTGGCTGGAGGGACCGAACCAGTGGCCCGCCTCGCTGCCGGGGCTGCGGACCGCCGCCCTCGCCTGGATCGACCGGCTCAGCGCCGTGGCGGGGCGGCTGCTGCGGGAGCTGCTGGTGTCCATCGGGGCACCCGCCGACTTCTACGACCCGGCCTTCGGGGAGCGGGCGCATCCGCATCTGAAGCTGGTGCGGTATCCCGGGAGCGCGGGCGACGGGGACGCCCAGGGAGTGGGGACCCACAAGGACTACGGGTTCCTGACGCTGCTGCTGCAGGACCAGGTGGGCGGGCTCCAGGTGGAACGGGCGGACGGGGCGTTCCATGACGTGCCGCCGATCCCGGGGGCGTTCGTGGTCAACCTCGGGGAGCTGCTGGAGGTGGCGACGAACGGGTATCTGCTCGCCACCCGGCACCGGGTGGTCAGCCCGCCCGGGGCCACCGAGCGGTTCTCCGTGCCCTTCTTCTACAACCCCCGGCTCGACGCGCGGGTCGAGCCGCTCGTCTTCCCGTACGCCGCCACCGCGCCCGGGGTCACCGACGATCCGGGGAACCCGCTCTTCGCCGAGTACGGGTTCAACGAGCTGAAGGGGAAGCTGCGGGCGCATCCGCTGGTCGCCGAGCGGCATCACGCGGGGCTGCTCAGCCCCGCGTGA
- a CDS encoding citrate synthase 2 gives MSDFVPGLEGVVAFETEIAEPDKEGGALRYRGVDIEDLVGHVSFGNVWGLLVDGAFRPGLPPAEPFPIPVHSGDIRVDVQSALAMLAPVWGLKPLLDIDEEQARADLARAAVMALSYVAQSARGQGHPMVPQREIDKAHSVVERFMIRWRGEPDPKHVAAVDAYWTSAAEHGMNASTFTARVIASTGADVAAALSGAVGAMSGPLHGGAPSRVLGMIEEIERTGDADAYVKQALDKGERLMGFGHRVYRAEDPRARVLRRTARDLGAPRFEVAEALEKAALAELHARRPDRVLATNVEFWAAIVLDFAEVPAHMFTSMFTCARTAGWSAHILEQKRTGRLVRPSARYVGPSSRSPQEIEGYADIAS, from the coding sequence ATGTCCGACTTCGTACCCGGGCTCGAAGGAGTCGTCGCGTTCGAGACGGAGATCGCCGAACCGGACAAGGAGGGCGGCGCCCTCCGCTACCGCGGCGTCGACATCGAGGACCTCGTCGGCCATGTCTCCTTCGGCAACGTCTGGGGCCTCCTCGTGGACGGCGCCTTCCGCCCCGGCCTGCCGCCCGCCGAGCCGTTCCCCATCCCCGTGCACTCGGGGGACATCCGCGTCGACGTCCAGTCCGCGCTGGCCATGCTCGCCCCGGTCTGGGGCCTCAAGCCCCTCCTCGACATCGACGAGGAGCAGGCCCGCGCCGACCTCGCCCGCGCCGCCGTCATGGCCCTCTCCTACGTGGCCCAGTCCGCCCGCGGCCAGGGCCACCCCATGGTTCCGCAGCGCGAGATCGACAAGGCCCACTCCGTCGTCGAACGCTTCATGATCCGCTGGCGCGGCGAGCCCGACCCCAAGCACGTGGCGGCCGTGGACGCCTACTGGACCTCGGCGGCCGAGCACGGCATGAACGCCTCCACCTTCACGGCGAGGGTCATCGCGTCGACCGGCGCGGACGTGGCCGCCGCCCTCTCCGGCGCGGTGGGGGCCATGTCGGGCCCTCTGCACGGCGGCGCCCCCTCCCGCGTCCTCGGCATGATCGAGGAGATCGAACGCACCGGCGACGCGGACGCCTATGTGAAACAGGCCCTCGACAAGGGCGAACGCCTCATGGGCTTCGGCCACCGCGTCTACCGCGCCGAGGACCCCCGCGCCCGGGTTCTGCGCCGCACCGCCCGCGACCTCGGCGCACCCCGCTTCGAGGTCGCCGAGGCCCTGGAGAAGGCCGCCCTGGCGGAACTGCACGCCCGCCGCCCCGACCGTGTCCTCGCCACGAACGTCGAGTTCTGGGCGGCCATCGTCCTGGACTTCGCCGAGGTCCCGGCGCACATGTTCACGTCGATGTTCACCTGCGCCCGCACGGCCGGCTGGTCCGCGCACATCCTGGAACAGAAGCGCACCGGCCGCCTGGTCCGCCCCTCCGCCCGCTATGTGGGCCCGAGCTCCCGGAGCCCCCAGGAGATCGAGGGCTACGCGGACATCGCGAGCTGA
- a CDS encoding acyl-CoA dehydrogenase family protein: protein MSPVLETEEHKALRAAVSALGKRYGRDYMATVNKENRHPDELWSEAAKLGYLGVNLPEEYEGGGGGIAELSIVLEELGAAGCPLLMMVVSPAICGTVIARFGTKAQKQTWLPALANGTRVMAFGITEPDAGSNSHRITTTARRDEAGDWLLTGRKVFISGVDRADAVLVVGRTEDARTGTLKPCLFIVPTDTPGFEYRPIEMELRAAEKQFELTFDDIRLPADTLVGDENAGLLQLFAGLNPERIMTAAFAIGMARYALAKAVEYARDRTVWRQPIGAHQAIAHPLAQSHIELELARLMMQKAAHLYDIGDDAAAGEAANMAKYAAGEACVKAVDQAVHTLGGNGLTAEFGLASLVTAARVSRIAPVSREMILNYVSHQTLGLPKSY, encoded by the coding sequence CCCCGACGAACTCTGGTCCGAGGCGGCAAAACTCGGCTACCTCGGCGTCAACCTCCCCGAGGAGTACGAGGGAGGAGGCGGCGGCATAGCCGAACTCTCCATCGTCCTCGAAGAGCTGGGCGCCGCAGGCTGCCCCCTGCTCATGATGGTCGTGTCACCGGCCATCTGCGGCACGGTGATCGCCCGCTTCGGCACCAAGGCCCAGAAGCAGACCTGGCTGCCCGCCCTGGCGAACGGCACCCGTGTGATGGCCTTCGGCATCACCGAACCCGACGCCGGCTCCAACAGCCACCGCATCACCACCACCGCCCGCCGCGACGAGGCCGGCGACTGGCTGCTCACCGGCCGCAAGGTCTTCATCTCCGGCGTCGACCGGGCGGACGCCGTCCTCGTCGTCGGCCGCACCGAGGACGCCCGCACCGGCACCCTCAAGCCCTGCCTGTTCATCGTCCCCACGGACACCCCCGGCTTCGAGTACCGCCCCATCGAGATGGAACTCCGCGCCGCCGAGAAGCAGTTCGAGCTGACCTTCGACGACATCCGGCTGCCCGCCGACACCCTGGTCGGCGACGAGAACGCCGGTCTCCTCCAGCTCTTCGCGGGCCTCAACCCCGAGCGGATCATGACGGCCGCCTTCGCGATCGGCATGGCCCGGTACGCCCTCGCCAAGGCCGTCGAGTACGCCCGTGACCGCACGGTCTGGCGGCAGCCCATCGGCGCCCACCAGGCGATCGCGCACCCCCTCGCCCAGTCCCACATCGAACTGGAGCTGGCCCGGCTGATGATGCAGAAGGCGGCCCACCTCTACGACATCGGCGACGACGCGGCGGCGGGCGAGGCGGCCAACATGGCCAAGTACGCGGCGGGGGAGGCCTGTGTGAAGGCCGTCGACCAGGCCGTGCACACCCTCGGCGGCAACGGCCTCACCGCCGAGTTCGGCCTCGCCTCGCTGGTCACGGCGGCCCGGGTGTCGCGGATCGCGCCGGTGAGCCGGGAGATGATCCTCAACTACGTCTCCCACCAGACCCTCGGCCTGCCGAAGTCGTACTGA
- the pdxH gene encoding pyridoxamine 5'-phosphate oxidase, giving the protein MNDHDPVDPALMRKQYRADGLDESELAADPMEQFGRWFAQAALEGAVFEPNAMVVSTADAAGRPASRTVLMKAYDAQGFVFYTNYGSRKARDLAVNPHVSLLFPWHGISRQVIVTGTARRTGRDETAAYFRTRPHGSQLGAWASAQSSVIASRAELDAAYEELAARYPEGEQVPVPPHWGGFRVAPESVEFWQGRWNRLHDRLRYVAEPDGSWRVERLSP; this is encoded by the coding sequence GTGAACGATCACGACCCTGTCGATCCCGCTCTGATGCGCAAGCAGTACCGCGCCGACGGGCTCGACGAGAGCGAGCTGGCCGCCGACCCGATGGAGCAGTTCGGGCGGTGGTTCGCGCAGGCCGCGCTGGAGGGGGCGGTGTTCGAGCCGAACGCGATGGTCGTGTCCACGGCGGACGCGGCGGGGCGCCCGGCCTCCCGTACGGTGCTGATGAAGGCGTACGACGCCCAGGGCTTCGTCTTCTACACCAACTACGGCTCCCGCAAGGCCCGTGACCTGGCGGTGAACCCGCATGTCTCGCTGCTCTTCCCCTGGCACGGGATCTCCCGGCAGGTGATCGTGACGGGGACCGCGCGGCGGACCGGGCGGGACGAGACGGCGGCGTACTTCCGGACCCGGCCGCACGGTTCGCAGCTCGGCGCGTGGGCCAGCGCGCAGTCCTCGGTGATCGCCTCGCGGGCCGAACTGGACGCCGCGTACGAGGAGTTGGCGGCCCGCTACCCGGAGGGCGAGCAGGTGCCGGTACCGCCGCACTGGGGCGGTTTCCGGGTGGCTCCGGAGAGCGTGGAGTTCTGGCAGGGGCGGTGGAACCGGCTGCACGACCGGCTGCGGTACGTGGCGGAGCCGGACGGGTCGTGGCGGGTGGAGCGGCTGAGCCCCTGA
- a CDS encoding TetR/AcrR family transcriptional regulator has translation MGGVTVAGAFDRAPKQDRSRATRQRLLQAAVSCLAEHGWAGSTVSVVAERAGVSRGAAQHHFRTREDLFTAAVEYVAEERSLALRALFPEGPADRRAVVAAVVDLFTGPLFRAALHLWVAASNEEQLRPRVTELEARVGRETHRIAVDLLRADESVPGVRETVQGLLDMARGLGLANLLTDDTGRRDRVVAQWAALLDEQLG, from the coding sequence ATGGGTGGTGTGACCGTGGCCGGCGCGTTCGACCGCGCTCCGAAGCAGGACCGCAGCCGGGCCACCCGGCAGCGCCTCCTCCAGGCCGCCGTCTCCTGTCTCGCCGAACACGGCTGGGCCGGCTCCACCGTCTCCGTCGTCGCGGAGCGGGCCGGCGTCTCCCGGGGCGCCGCCCAGCACCACTTCCGCACCCGCGAGGACCTGTTCACCGCGGCCGTCGAGTACGTCGCCGAGGAGCGCTCGCTCGCCCTGCGCGCCCTCTTCCCCGAGGGCCCCGCCGACCGCCGGGCCGTCGTCGCCGCCGTCGTCGACCTCTTCACCGGCCCCCTGTTCCGCGCCGCGCTGCATCTGTGGGTCGCCGCCTCCAACGAGGAACAGCTTCGCCCCCGCGTCACCGAACTCGAAGCCCGCGTCGGCCGCGAGACCCACCGCATCGCCGTGGACCTGCTCCGCGCCGACGAGAGCGTCCCCGGCGTCCGCGAGACCGTCCAGGGCCTCCTCGACATGGCCCGCGGCCTCGGCCTCGCCAACCTCCTCACCGACGACACCGGCCGCCGCGACAGGGTGGTGGCCCAGTGGGCGGCCCTGCTGGACGAGCAGCTGGGCTGA